In one Bacteroides intestinalis DSM 17393 genomic region, the following are encoded:
- a CDS encoding MBOAT family O-acyltransferase, which yields MIMWDIDFNRLRDVFVYDPQAPMIFSSGIFLWLFAAFILVYLLLQRRLTARLLFVTAFSYYFYYKSSGTYFFLLALVTVTDFFIARLMASSSVRWQRKVWVLVSLVINLGLLCYFKYTNFLGDVFASLVGGTFHHYDIFLPVGISFFTFQSLSYTIDVYRKDITPLTNLLDYAFYVSFFPQLVAGPIVRARDFIPQIRRPLFVSHEMFGRGIFLIASGLFKKAIISDYISVNFVERIFDNPTLYSGVENLMGVYGYALQIYCDFSGYSDMAIGIALLLGFHFNKNFDSPYKSASITEFWRRWHISLSSWLKDYLYISLGGNRKGKIRQYANLIITMFLGGLWHGASWNFVIWGLFHGIALAAHKFWMTLTGRKKGEESHGIRRFFGILITFHFVCFCWIFFRNADFSTSLDMIKQICTTFRPQLFPQLIAGYWEVFALMALGFCLHFCPDRWENACCKTVIRLPLMGKAVLMLALIYLVIQMKSTEIQPFIYFQF from the coding sequence GTTGCAACGCCGTCTGACTGCACGCTTGTTGTTTGTTACCGCATTCTCTTATTATTTTTATTATAAAAGTAGCGGAACTTACTTTTTCCTGCTGGCACTTGTCACGGTTACCGATTTCTTTATTGCCCGTCTTATGGCATCCTCCTCTGTGCGTTGGCAGCGCAAGGTGTGGGTGTTAGTGAGTCTTGTTATCAATCTTGGCCTGCTTTGTTATTTCAAATATACCAATTTCCTGGGAGATGTCTTCGCTTCGCTGGTAGGTGGTACGTTCCACCATTACGATATATTCCTCCCTGTGGGTATTTCTTTCTTTACTTTCCAGTCACTTAGCTATACCATCGATGTTTATCGCAAAGATATAACCCCTCTTACCAATTTGCTGGATTATGCTTTTTATGTATCTTTCTTCCCGCAATTGGTGGCAGGCCCTATTGTGCGTGCCCGTGATTTTATCCCACAGATACGCCGCCCTTTGTTCGTATCCCATGAGATGTTCGGAAGGGGGATATTCTTGATTGCAAGCGGTTTGTTCAAGAAAGCGATTATTTCGGATTATATCAGTGTGAACTTTGTAGAACGTATTTTTGATAATCCTACGCTCTATTCCGGAGTCGAGAATCTGATGGGTGTTTATGGATATGCTTTGCAAATCTATTGCGATTTCTCAGGTTACAGTGATATGGCTATCGGAATAGCTTTGTTGTTAGGTTTTCATTTTAATAAGAACTTTGACTCTCCTTATAAGTCGGCCTCTATTACGGAGTTTTGGCGGCGTTGGCATATCTCACTTTCCAGTTGGCTGAAAGATTATCTTTATATCTCTTTGGGTGGAAACCGGAAAGGAAAAATCCGTCAGTATGCCAACCTTATCATAACCATGTTTTTGGGTGGTTTGTGGCATGGTGCTTCCTGGAATTTTGTCATTTGGGGATTGTTCCATGGCATTGCTTTGGCGGCACATAAATTCTGGATGACGTTGACCGGAAGAAAGAAAGGGGAAGAAAGCCACGGCATCCGCCGTTTCTTTGGTATACTTATCACATTCCACTTTGTTTGTTTCTGCTGGATATTCTTCCGCAATGCGGACTTTTCCACTTCATTGGATATGATCAAACAGATCTGTACCACTTTCCGCCCGCAACTTTTTCCGCAATTGATTGCAGGCTATTGGGAAGTGTTTGCACTGATGGCATTGGGGTTCTGCCTGCATTTCTGCCCCGATCGTTGGGAGAATGCTTGTTGTAAAACAGTGATCCGCCTCCCCCTGATGGGAAAGGCGGTTCTGATGCTTGCTTTAATTTACTTGGTAATCCAGATGAAGAGTACGGAGATTCAGCCTTTCATTTACTTCCAGTTCTGA